The Deinococcus betulae genome has a segment encoding these proteins:
- a CDS encoding acyltransferase has product MADPLPLSPPPNAASVPVPDPAPSDQAPETPPLEGRPAPATRLSAIDLFRGLTILEVVGHHTSGVALRWFQPDTTAHLAALLVNRTLHFAVPAFVFLSAVVLTRSLLKKFEPGRYFWRRLTRGGWPYLLWSALYIAWYVWTGQRAPDTLTDWDRWRDWLMYGKASYHLYFLLVALEVYLVLPLLLPLARRRPSITAALLAGLALQLGLYFLNREVLRLPFPASTVLWYMLPVVLGMAVGARLDEFTGWWQRRRWTLLPFLIGAYLVYLPTALAYARGEAVTPVVYSGLSWVYTSLTALTLLGLAYRLARSTRVPWLRTGVGLLGTVSLQVYLIHPALLQALEKYMPPDGPPWRVAVTVAAYFVVALVLPALLGRTLLNTRLGTLLFGR; this is encoded by the coding sequence ATGGCTGACCCGCTCCCACTCTCCCCTCCCCCCAACGCGGCTTCTGTCCCCGTTCCTGACCCAGCCCCCTCGGATCAGGCGCCGGAGACGCCGCCGCTTGAGGGCAGGCCCGCACCAGCCACGCGCCTTTCAGCCATTGATCTGTTTCGCGGCCTGACCATTCTGGAAGTGGTGGGGCACCACACGAGCGGCGTGGCGCTGCGCTGGTTTCAGCCTGACACCACCGCCCACCTGGCCGCGCTGCTGGTGAACCGCACCTTGCACTTTGCCGTGCCCGCCTTCGTGTTCCTGTCGGCGGTGGTGCTGACGCGCAGCCTGCTGAAAAAGTTCGAGCCGGGCCGGTACTTCTGGCGGCGCCTGACGCGCGGCGGCTGGCCATACCTGCTCTGGAGCGCGCTGTACATCGCCTGGTACGTCTGGACTGGCCAGCGCGCCCCCGATACCCTGACCGATTGGGACCGCTGGCGCGACTGGCTCATGTACGGCAAGGCCAGCTATCACCTGTACTTCCTGCTGGTGGCGCTGGAAGTCTATTTGGTGCTGCCCCTGCTGCTGCCCCTGGCGCGGCGGCGGCCCAGCATCACGGCGGCGCTGCTGGCGGGGCTGGCCCTGCAACTGGGGCTGTACTTTCTGAACCGTGAAGTGCTGCGCCTTCCCTTTCCAGCCAGCACGGTGCTGTGGTACATGCTGCCGGTGGTGCTAGGCATGGCCGTGGGCGCCCGCCTGGACGAGTTCACGGGCTGGTGGCAGCGGCGACGCTGGACCCTGCTGCCCTTCCTGATCGGGGCCTATCTAGTGTACCTGCCCACTGCGCTGGCCTACGCCCGGGGCGAGGCCGTTACGCCCGTGGTGTACAGCGGCCTGAGCTGGGTGTACACCAGCCTGACCGCCCTGACCTTGCTGGGGCTGGCCTACCGCCTGGCCCGCAGCACCCGCGTTCCCTGGCTGCGCACGGGGGTAGGTCTGCTGGGCACGGTGAGCCTTCAGGTGTACCTGATTCACCCGGCGCTGCTCCAGGCCCTGGAAAAATACATGCCGCCCGACGGCCCGCCCTGGCGCGTGGCGGTCACGGTGGCCGCCTATTTTGTGGTGGCGCTGGTCTTGCCCGCACTGCTGGGCCGCACGCTTCTGAACACACGCCTGGGCACGCTGCTGTTTGGCCGCTGA